From one Humulus lupulus chromosome 8, drHumLupu1.1, whole genome shotgun sequence genomic stretch:
- the LOC133794124 gene encoding L-type lectin-domain containing receptor kinase IX.1-like yields the protein MDNQLQHWVNMKDVLPEKVRVGFSAATGVSFETHNILSWSFSSGLEIKGKGNTGLWIGLGIGLVVLICGLLVIWFILKRRRAARRMEEEEYDDSIDGEFGETGPKRFNYRELNYATNNFSEEGKLGQGGFGGVYRGLLAESNTEVAVKRIAKGSTQGKKEYVSEVKIISRLRHRNLVQLIGWCHTKGEFLLVYEFLPNGSLDNHLFGGKPTLTWAVRYRIAIGLASSLLYLHEEWEQCVVHRDIKSSNIMLDSNFNAKLGDFGLARLADHESGLQTTMLAGTMGYMAPECVTTGKASKESDVYSFGVVALEICCGRKPVIRNAEPCQVSLVEWVWDMYGKGQVLEAADMRLSEEFDERQMESLMVTGLWCCHPDPIFRPNIKQVVSVLNFEAPLPTLPSKLPRPMYFAPSFNISSTSNTSSTTTRSTHDRFQYSSSNYVSDSTTSPDPSRPLRFSET from the coding sequence ATGGACAACCAGCTTCAACATTGGGTGAATATGAAGGATGTCTTACCAGAAAAGGTCCGAGTTGGTTTCTCTGCAGCCACTGGGGTCTCATTTGAAACGCATAACATTCTTTCTTGGTCCTTCAGTTCAGGCCTGGAGATTAAAGGAAAAGGCAACACAGGTTTGTGGATTGGTTTAGGCATTGGTCTCGTCGTTTTGATTTGTGGACTGCTAGTGATTTGGTTTATCTTAAAGAGAAGAAGGGCTGCAAGGAGAATGGAAGAGGAGGAATACGACGATTCCATTGATGGTGAATTTGGAGAAACTGGACCTAAGAGGTTTAATTACAGAGAATTAAACTATGCAACAAACAACTTTTCTGAGGAAGGGAAGCTTGGACAGGgaggatttggaggtgtttacaGAGGTCTGTTAGCAGAATCTAATACAGAAGTGGCGGTTAAGAGGATAGCTAAAGGATCAACGCAGGGAAAAAAGGAGTATGTTTCTGAGGTGAAAATCATTAGTCGTTTGAGACACAGAAATTTGGTTCAACTCATTGGTTGGTGCCACACGAAAGGTGAGTTCCTTCTTGTCTATGAATTTTTGCCCAATGGTAGCCTTGATAACCATCTCTTTGGAGGGAAACCAACACTAACATGGGCAGTAAGATATAGAATAGCTATTGGCTTAGCTTCGTCCTTGTTGTATCTTCATGAAGAATGGGAACAGTGTGTTGTGCATAGAGATATCAAGTCAAGCAATATAATGTTAGATTCAAACTTCAATGCCAAGCTAGGAGATTTTGGCCTAGCCCGGCTTGCAGACCATGAGTCAGGTTTACAAACAACAATGTTAGCAGGCACCATGGGTTACATGGCCCCGGAATGTGTCACTACTGGGAAGGCTAGTAAAGAATCTGATGTCTATAGCTTTGGAGTGGTTGCCCTTGAAATCTGCTGTGGAAGAAAACCAGTTATAAGAAATGCAGAACCATGCCAAGTAAGCCTTGTGGAGTGGGTGTGGGACATGTACGGAAAAGGTCAAGTCCTTGAAGCAGCTGACATGAGATTAAGTGAGGAATTTGATGAGAGGCAGATGGAGAGCTTGATGGTAACTGGGTTATGGTGTTGCCATCCTGATCCCATATTCAGGCCTAATATCAAACAAGTGGTGAGCGTTCtaaattttgaagctccattgCCTACCCTGCCATCCAAGTTGCCAAGGCCAATGTATTTTGCTCCTTCATTCAATATCAGCTCTACCTCTAATACATCATCTACCACTACAAGGTCCACTCACGATCGATTTCAGTATTCATCAAGCAATTATGTCTCAGATTCAACAACATCGCCAGACCCCTCAAGACCCTTGAGATTCTCAGAAACTTAA
- the LOC133793604 gene encoding lectin 10-like — protein MIVSIHPCSHLILKTTFLLLLSLTNNTESLKFNFPKFQTKELKDITFQGDASAFNESLRLTKVDGQGFSLPNSVGRASYSKPVQLWDKDTGEVTDFTAGFSFVIKANDTESRFGDGISFFIAPFESDIPANSGGGYLALFSAENANDSSQNNPIVAVEFDSYENPWDPSSNHIGINVNSII, from the coding sequence ATGATAGTTTCCATCCACCCATGTTCACACTTGATTCTTAAGACCACTTTCTTATTGCTTCTGAGCCTGACAAACAATACAGAGTCACTTAAGTTCAACTTCCCTAAGTTTCAAACGAAGGAACTGAAAGATATTACCTTCCAAGGTGATGCTTCTGCTTTTAATGAATCTCTCAGACTCACTAAAGTTGATGGTCAAGGCTTTTCCCTCCCTAATAGTGTTGGCCGGGCCTCGTATTCAAAACCAGTGCAGCTTTGGGATAAAGACACAGGCGAAGTCACAGATTTCACTGCTGGCTTCTCTTTTGTGATCAAAGCAAATGACACTGAGAGCAGGTTTGGGGATGGAATCTCCTTCTTCATTGCGCCTTTTGAGTCCGACATCCCTGCTAATTCAGGAGGTGGATATCTTGCTCTTTTCAGTGCTGAAAATGCAAATGACTCCAGCCAAAACAATCCTATTGTTGCAGTTGAGTTTGATAGTTATGAAAATCCATGGGATCCAAGCTCTAATCACATAGGGATCAATGTAAActccattatataa
- the LOC133793605 gene encoding L-type lectin-domain containing receptor kinase IX.1-like: MIVSIHPCSHLILKTTFLLLLSLTNNTESLKFNFPKFQTKELKDITFQGDASAFNESLRLTKVDGQGFSLPNSVGRASYSKPVQLWDKDTGEVTDFTAGFSFVIKANDTESRFGDGISFFIAPFDSDIPANSGGGYLALFSAENANDSSQNNPIVAVEFDSYENRWDPSSNHIGINVNSIISERNVLWNSSIKDGRVANALVSFNPSTSILGVFLTYNGTPFNSTMDNQLQHRVNMKDVLPEKVRIGFSAATGVSFETHNILSWSFSSSLEIKGKGNAGLWIGLGIGLVVLICGLLVIWFILKRRRAARRMEEEEYDDSIDGEFGETGPKRFTYRELNYATNNFSEEGKLGQGGFGGVYRGLLAESNTEVAVKRISKGSTQGKKEYVSEVKIISRLRHRNLVQLIGWCHTKGEFLLVYEFLPNGSLDNHLFGGKPTLTWAVRHRIAIGLASSLLYLHEEWEQCVVHRDIKSSNIMLDSNFNAKLGDFGLARLADHESGLQTTMLAGTMGYMAPECVTTGKASKESDVYSFGVVALEICCGRKPVIRNAEPSQVSLVEWVWDMYGKDQVLEAADMRLSEEFDERQMESLMVTGLWCCHPDPIFRPNIKQVVSVLNFEAPLPTLPSKLPRPMYFAPSFNISSTSYTSSTTTRSTHDRFQYSSSNYVSDSSTSSDPSRPLRFSET; the protein is encoded by the coding sequence ATGATAGTTTCCATCCACCCATGTTCACACTTGATTCTTAAGACCACTTTCTTATTGCTTCTGAGCCTGACAAACAATACAGAGTCACTTAAGTTCAACTTCCCTAAGTTTCAAACGAAGGAACTGAAAGATATTACCTTCCAAGGTGATGCTTCTGCTTTTAATGAATCTCTCAGACTCACTAAAGTTGATGGTCAAGGCTTTTCCCTCCCTAATAGTGTTGGCCGGGCCTCGTATTCAAAACCAGTGCAGCTTTGGGATAAAGACACAGGCGAAGTCACAGATTTCACTGCTGGCTTCTCTTTTGTGATCAAAGCAAATGACACTGAGAGCAGGTTTGGGGATGGAATCTCCTTCTTCATTGCGCCTTTTGACTCCGACATCCCTGCTAATTCAGGAGGTGGATATCTTGCTCTTTTCAGTGCTGAAAATGCAAATGACTCCAGCCAAAACAATCCTATTGTTGCAGTTGAGTTTGATAGTTATGAAAATCGATGGGATCCAAGCTCTAATCACATAGGGATCAATGTAAACTCCATTATATCAGAAAGAAATGTGTTGTGGAATAGTAGCATTAAAGATGGAAGAGTAGCAAATGCCTTGGTGAGTTTTAACCCCAGTACTAGTATTTTAGGTGTCTTTCTAACTTATAATGGAACTCCCTTCAACAGTACAATGGACAACCAGCTTCAACATCGGGTGAATATGAAGGATGTCTTACCAGAAAAGGTCCGAATTGGTTTCTCTGCAGCCACTGGGGTCTCATTTGAAACGCATAACATTCTTTCTTGGTCCTTCAGTTCAAGCCTGGAGATTAAAGGAAAAGGCAACGCAGGTTTGTGGATTGGTTTAGGCATTGGTCTCGTCGTTTTGATTTGTGGACTGCTAGTGATTTGGTTTATCTTAAAGAGAAGAAGGGCTGCAAGGAGAATGGAAGAGGAGGAATACGATGATTCCATTGATGGTGAATTTGGAGAAACTGGACCTAAGAGGTTTACTTACAGAGAATTAAACTATGCAACAAACAACTTTTCTGAGGAAGGGAAGCTTGGACAGGgaggatttggaggtgtttacaGAGGTCTGTTAGCAGAATCCAATACAGAAGTGGCGGTTAAGAGGATATCTAAAGGATCAACGCAGGGAAAAAAGGAGTATGTTTCTGAGGTGAAAATCATTAGTCGTTTGAGACACAGAAATTTGGTTCAACTCATTGGTTGGTGCCACACGAAAGGTGAGTTCCTTCTTGTCTATGAATTTTTGCCCAATGGTAGCCTTGATAACCATCTCTTTGGAGGGAAACCAACACTAACATGGGCAGTAAGACATAGAATAGCTATTGGCTTAGCTTCGTCCTTGTTGTATCTTCATGAAGAATGGGAACAGTGTGTTGTGCATAGAGATATCAAGTCAAGCAATATAATGTTAGATTCAAACTTCAATGCCAAGCTAGGAGATTTTGGCCTAGCCCGGCTTGCAGACCATGAGTCAGGTTTACAAACAACAATGTTAGCAGGCACCATGGGTTACATGGCCCCGGAATGTGTCACTACTGGGAAGGCTAGTAAAGAATCTGATGTCTATAGCTTTGGAGTGGTTGCCCTTGAAATCTGCTGTGGAAGAAAACCAGTTATAAGAAATGCAGAACCAAGCCAAGTAAGCCTTGTGGAGTGGGTGTGGGACATGTACGGAAAAGATCAAGTCCTTGAAGCAGCTGACATGAGATTAAGTGAGGAATTTGATGAGAGGCAGATGGAGAGCTTGATGGTAACTGGGTTATGGTGTTGCCATCCAGATCCCATATTCAGGCCTAATATCAAACAAGTGGTGAGCGTTCtaaattttgaagctccattgCCTACCCTGCCATCCAAGTTGCCAAGGCCAATGTATTTTGCTCCTTCATTCAATATCAGTTCTACCTCTTATACATCATCTACCACTACAAGGTCCACTCACGATCGATTTCAGTATTCATCAAGCAATTATGTCTCAGATTCATCAACATCATCAGACCCCTCAAGACCCTTGAGATTCTCAGAAACTTAA